A DNA window from Actinomadura coerulea contains the following coding sequences:
- a CDS encoding 2-keto-4-pentenoate hydratase produces the protein MADVHALAAALDEATRDVRAIPKLTGRTPLDVATAYAVQRAGIERRRRRGERLAGVKMGFTSRAKMVQMGVDDVIWGLLTDGMAAGPSVDVSRLVHPRIEPEIAYLIGREVRSAAEVESAVAGVAVGFEVLDSRYEDFAFTLPDVIADNASAARFGVGAWHAPRDLSNAGLLLEIDGRPVQTGSSAAILGDPARSLRAAARLALGAGMTLEPGWIVLAGAATAAVPLPKDAHVRVVGAGLGAVEVTT, from the coding sequence ATGGCGGACGTGCACGCGCTCGCGGCGGCGCTCGACGAGGCCACCAGGGACGTCCGGGCGATCCCGAAGCTGACCGGCCGGACGCCGCTGGACGTCGCGACGGCGTACGCGGTGCAGCGCGCCGGGATCGAGCGGCGGCGCCGCAGGGGCGAGCGGCTCGCCGGGGTGAAGATGGGGTTCACCAGCCGCGCCAAGATGGTCCAGATGGGCGTGGACGACGTCATCTGGGGCCTGCTGACCGACGGCATGGCGGCCGGGCCGTCGGTGGACGTGTCCCGGCTCGTCCACCCGCGGATCGAGCCCGAGATCGCCTACCTGATCGGGCGGGAGGTCCGCTCCGCCGCCGAGGTCGAGTCCGCCGTGGCCGGCGTCGCCGTCGGGTTCGAGGTGCTCGACTCCCGCTACGAGGACTTCGCGTTCACGCTGCCGGACGTCATCGCCGACAACGCCTCGGCGGCGCGGTTCGGCGTCGGCGCCTGGCACGCGCCCCGCGACCTGTCCAACGCCGGGCTGCTGCTGGAGATCGACGGGAGGCCGGTGCAGACGGGCTCGTCCGCCGCGATCCTCGGGGACCCGGCGCGGTCGCTGCGGGCGGCGGCCCGGCTCGCGCTCGGCGCCGGGATGACGCTGGAGCCGGGCTGGATCGTCCTCGCCGGCGCCGCGACGGCGGCGGTCCCGCTTCCGAAGGACGCCCACGTCCGGGTCGTCGGCGCGGGCCTGGGCGCCGTGGAGGTGACGACCTGA
- a CDS encoding RidA family protein, whose amino-acid sequence MNDAILVEGKAAPRGRFPHLRRAGDLVFVSGTSSRRPDGTFAGASADAMGVTDLDVREQTRAVIENIRDLLEAAGGGLSDVVSVTTYLVSMNDFGGYNEVYGEYFDETGPARTTVAVHQLPHPHLLIEISCVAHIPRATRTGKEGGA is encoded by the coding sequence ATGAACGACGCGATCCTCGTCGAGGGCAAGGCCGCGCCCCGAGGCCGGTTCCCGCACCTGCGGCGGGCCGGCGACCTGGTGTTCGTGTCCGGGACGAGCTCGCGCCGCCCGGACGGGACGTTCGCCGGGGCGAGCGCGGACGCGATGGGGGTCACCGACCTCGACGTCCGGGAGCAGACCCGCGCCGTCATCGAGAACATCCGCGACCTGCTGGAGGCGGCCGGCGGCGGCCTGTCCGACGTCGTCAGCGTCACCACCTACCTGGTGAGCATGAACGACTTCGGCGGCTACAACGAGGTCTACGGCGAGTACTTCGACGAGACGGGGCCCGCCCGCACGACCGTCGCCGTCCACCAGCTCCCGCACCCGCACCTGCTCATCGAGATCTCGTGCGTCGCGCACATCCCGCGGGCGACGCGGACCGGAAAGGAGGGCGGAGCATGA
- a CDS encoding 3-hydroxyanthranilate 3,4-dioxygenase produces the protein MTLPQLSFGRPFNFDAWIEEHRDLLKPPVGNVQVFEDAGLIIMVVGGPNQRTDFHDDPTEEFFYQLKGNMVLRVMEEEGRPPTDLQINEGDVFLLPAHVRHSPQRPEPGSIGLVVEIPRPEGLTEAFEWYCTECHHLVHRAELQVRSIVDDLPPAFEGFYGSDRKCPNCGAVHPGRRWPRSMTPTTAPRV, from the coding sequence ATGACCCTGCCCCAGCTGTCGTTCGGACGGCCGTTCAACTTCGACGCCTGGATCGAGGAGCACCGCGACCTGCTGAAGCCGCCGGTCGGCAACGTCCAGGTGTTCGAGGACGCCGGGTTGATCATCATGGTGGTCGGCGGGCCCAACCAGCGCACCGACTTCCACGACGACCCGACCGAGGAGTTCTTCTACCAGCTCAAGGGCAACATGGTGCTGCGGGTCATGGAGGAGGAGGGCCGCCCGCCCACCGACCTTCAGATCAACGAGGGCGACGTGTTCCTGCTGCCCGCGCACGTCCGGCACTCGCCGCAGCGGCCCGAGCCCGGCTCGATCGGCCTCGTCGTGGAGATCCCTCGCCCCGAGGGCCTCACGGAGGCGTTCGAGTGGTACTGCACCGAGTGCCACCACCTCGTCCACCGCGCCGAGCTCCAGGTCCGCTCGATCGTGGACGACCTGCCGCCCGCCTTCGAGGGCTTCTACGGCAGCGACAGGAAATGCCCGAACTGCGGCGCGGTGCATCCGGGCCGGCGGTGGCCGCGGTCCATGACCCCGACGACGGCGCCCCGTGTCTGA
- a CDS encoding amidohydrolase family protein, with protein MSDGASVTVFDVHTHVFPVIGRDEGRILADEGQPWLRVDGGGAGMMMCGDAEYRPVGEALWDAARRVADMDAAGVDRQAVSSTPLMFGYAAEPSRAADWCDFVNDRILAFCSDAPDRLLPLCQVPLQDPQLACEVAKRAAAAGHRGVHIGNHVGDRNLDDEGITAFLAHCAELGLPVLAHPWDMLGADRMRGHMLPWLAGMPAETQLSILGLMLSGAFERLPESLRLCFCHGGGSFAFLLGRADNAWHRRDIVRADSPRPPSEYVGRFHVDSAVFDPRALRLLVDVMGPERVMLGTDYPFPLGEKDPGATIRACPGLDDAERALLLGGNAEAFFAPALDLVTTEGMTQ; from the coding sequence GTGTCTGACGGGGCCTCGGTGACGGTCTTCGACGTCCACACGCACGTCTTCCCGGTGATCGGTCGCGACGAGGGGCGGATCCTCGCCGACGAGGGCCAGCCGTGGCTGCGCGTCGACGGCGGCGGCGCCGGCATGATGATGTGCGGCGACGCGGAGTACCGCCCCGTCGGGGAGGCGCTCTGGGACGCCGCGCGCCGCGTGGCCGACATGGACGCCGCCGGCGTCGACCGGCAGGCCGTCTCCTCCACGCCGCTGATGTTCGGGTACGCGGCCGAGCCGTCCCGCGCCGCCGACTGGTGCGACTTCGTGAACGACCGCATCCTGGCGTTCTGCTCGGACGCCCCCGACCGGCTCCTGCCGCTCTGCCAGGTGCCGCTCCAGGACCCGCAGCTCGCCTGCGAGGTCGCCAAGCGGGCGGCCGCCGCGGGGCACCGCGGCGTTCACATCGGCAACCATGTCGGCGACCGCAACCTCGACGACGAGGGGATCACGGCGTTCCTCGCGCACTGCGCGGAACTCGGCCTGCCCGTCCTGGCGCACCCGTGGGACATGCTCGGCGCCGACCGGATGCGCGGCCACATGCTGCCGTGGCTGGCGGGCATGCCCGCCGAGACGCAGTTGAGCATCCTCGGGCTGATGCTGTCGGGCGCGTTCGAGCGGCTCCCGGAGTCCCTGCGGCTGTGCTTCTGCCACGGCGGCGGCAGCTTCGCCTTCCTGCTCGGGCGGGCCGACAACGCCTGGCACCGCCGCGACATCGTGCGCGCCGACTCGCCGCGCCCCCCGTCGGAGTACGTCGGCCGGTTCCACGTCGACTCGGCCGTGTTCGATCCTCGCGCGCTGCGCCTGCTGGTGGACGTGATGGGCCCCGAACGGGTCATGCTCGGCACCGACTACCCGTTCCCGCTCGGCGAGAAGGACCCCGGCGCGACGATCCGGGCCTGCCCCGGCCTGGACGACGCCGAGCGCGCCCTGCTGCTCGGCGGCAACGCGGAGGCGTTCTTCGCGCCCGCCCTCGATCTGGTGACCACCGAAGGAATGACGCAGTGA